The following coding sequences lie in one Candidatus Poribacteria bacterium genomic window:
- the ftsE gene encoding cell division ATP-binding protein FtsE — translation MIQVYNVSMSYKEDIEVLHEINFEVKKGEFVFLVGTSGAGKTTILRLLYRELVPTAGHIVLAGQNLSQISRSQIPYLRRRMGVIFQDFKLLPNKTVQENIALAMKVTGAKRSQIRQQVDQLLHQMSLIHRKDALPEDISGGEQQRVAIARAMANDPVVLLADEPTGNLDPKLSLEIMHLFESFNFRGTTVMVATHDLSLVQQLGKRVIRIEDGRNVEE, via the coding sequence ATGATTCAGGTTTACAACGTATCAATGAGTTATAAGGAGGACATTGAAGTCCTCCACGAAATCAACTTTGAGGTAAAAAAAGGGGAGTTTGTTTTTCTAGTTGGCACCAGTGGGGCGGGAAAAACAACGATTCTTCGACTCTTGTACCGTGAGCTAGTCCCCACTGCGGGACACATTGTCCTTGCGGGTCAGAACTTGTCCCAAATTTCTCGCTCGCAAATACCCTATCTGCGTCGAAGAATGGGTGTTATCTTTCAGGATTTTAAGCTGTTGCCGAATAAGACAGTTCAAGAAAACATCGCGCTTGCCATGAAAGTGACGGGCGCGAAACGCTCTCAGATTCGCCAGCAGGTTGATCAACTCCTCCATCAGATGAGTCTCATCCATAGGAAGGACGCCCTGCCGGAGGACATTTCGGGCGGGGAGCAGCAGCGTGTCGCCATCGCTAGAGCAATGGCGAACGATCCGGTGGTTCTGCTCGCTGACGAGCCTACAGGAAATTTGGACCCGAAACTGTCACTTGAAATTATGCATCTTTTTGAAAGTTTCAACTTCCGCGGGACGACAGTGATGGTTGCAACACATGATCTCTCACTCGTCCAGCAACTCGGAAAGCGCGTGATTCGTATAGAAGATGGTAGAAATGTCGAAGAGTGA
- a CDS encoding MFS transporter, whose product MRNSGQKSIYRILTPILFLAGILFFTFLSRVVFSPLLVLIEEELHLSHAKSGSLFLLISIGFAPVMLGSGFVSQRLTHRGTILLSSITCGVAVLIIAFSPSLIGIQVGMVVLGMGSGLYFPSAMSTMTRLVDPEHWGKAISLHEAGPTMGYVLAPIVAELGLNFTSWRGVLIIVGVGGLVMAATFALFGQGGRFAGEPPRLDNVGQIFCQPSFWIIAILMSLACGASVGVYAILPVYLISEQGLDQGFVNTLVGLSRISGLVAVFLAGWLADRFGAKRVMGGIYTATALLTGLMGFSQKIILVTVVFLQPAVVAAFFPVALLGLTNVGPPRTRNVAVSLMIPFVYLFGAGVVPAGMGVMGEYYGFALGFLLMGGLLLASVCLLLFMRDRPEPVPDLEG is encoded by the coding sequence GTGCGCAACAGCGGTCAAAAAAGTATCTATCGGATATTAACCCCCATTCTGTTTCTTGCTGGAATTCTCTTTTTCACGTTTCTTTCACGTGTTGTCTTTTCACCGCTGTTGGTGCTAATTGAGGAAGAACTGCACCTGTCCCATGCGAAATCAGGAAGTCTATTTCTCCTCATCTCTATCGGGTTTGCGCCTGTGATGTTGGGTTCAGGCTTCGTCTCCCAACGGCTTACACATCGCGGGACAATCCTGCTTTCCTCTATAACGTGTGGGGTGGCCGTTCTGATAATTGCTTTCAGTCCCTCGCTGATCGGCATTCAAGTTGGCATGGTAGTGCTTGGCATGGGTTCGGGTCTCTATTTTCCGTCGGCGATGTCGACGATGACCCGTTTGGTAGATCCGGAACATTGGGGAAAAGCGATTTCGCTGCATGAGGCAGGACCCACCATGGGATATGTCCTTGCACCTATCGTTGCCGAATTGGGTTTAAATTTTACATCGTGGCGTGGTGTTCTGATAATCGTCGGTGTTGGTGGCTTAGTGATGGCTGCGACATTCGCGCTATTTGGGCAGGGCGGCAGATTTGCCGGCGAACCACCACGATTGGATAACGTGGGACAAATCTTTTGCCAACCCTCATTTTGGATTATCGCTATTCTGATGAGTTTGGCTTGCGGGGCGAGTGTAGGCGTATACGCAATTCTGCCGGTCTATCTTATCAGCGAACAGGGACTAGACCAAGGGTTTGTGAATACCCTCGTTGGACTCTCGCGGATATCTGGGCTTGTGGCTGTTTTCCTCGCTGGCTGGTTGGCGGATCGCTTTGGTGCAAAACGGGTCATGGGGGGAATTTATACCGCAACTGCTCTTCTGACAGGCCTGATGGGCTTCAGTCAAAAGATTATCCTAGTGACGGTGGTATTTCTTCAACCGGCGGTTGTTGCTGCGTTTTTCCCCGTTGCGTTGTTGGGGCTTACAAATGTAGGACCTCCCCGCACTAGAAATGTTGCTGTCTCGTTGATGATACCCTTTGTTTACCTGTTTGGTGCTGGGGTCGTCCCCGCGGGGATGGGAGTGATGGGGGAATACTACGGATTTGCGCTTGGTTTCCTTCTGATGGGAGGGCTGCTGCTAGCTAGCGTATGTCTCCTGCTGTTTATGCGCGACCGACCGGAACCTGTGCCTGATCTTGAGGGATAG
- a CDS encoding Gfo/Idh/MocA family oxidoreductase codes for METLKVGIIGLGGIARSHCDAIATLDNVEVIAVADLFEEKRREYMEKYNIPKGYETHTELLQDDEVDAVAVVLGHQLHHQLTVDSCNAGKHVLVEKPMAISLQQCDGMIAAAATNNVKLMVGYSQHYYGTSVKAKEILDSGDLGPLITAVCYMSKNWGYQGRRPQYRSRYHGGGMWLTNGVHVVDRLTWVMASQAASVSASIGARAHYQAGDDSATAFIRYKNGLAGVAVAVGFADGAPDFSCQVICANGTLRFSQHGEKYVRVGKGDKWEDVPFDDPPVEMHNEWKSFAEAIEKNIEPPTHGEWGRHIMEILFAAEQSAITGREVVLDSGLGWTNQTSGSPITIDHGWV; via the coding sequence ATGGAAACATTAAAAGTTGGAATTATTGGGTTGGGTGGAATCGCCCGCTCCCACTGTGATGCGATTGCGACATTGGATAACGTAGAGGTTATAGCGGTTGCTGACCTCTTTGAGGAAAAGCGTCGCGAATACATGGAGAAATATAATATTCCAAAGGGGTATGAGACTCACACGGAGCTATTGCAGGACGACGAAGTTGACGCTGTGGCAGTGGTGCTTGGCCATCAACTCCATCATCAGCTCACTGTGGATTCCTGCAATGCTGGTAAGCACGTCTTGGTGGAGAAACCAATGGCGATTAGCCTGCAGCAATGTGACGGTATGATAGCGGCGGCGGCTACTAACAATGTCAAGTTGATGGTGGGATATAGCCAGCACTATTACGGCACAAGTGTAAAGGCGAAGGAGATCCTCGATTCAGGTGATTTAGGACCACTCATAACAGCGGTGTGTTACATGTCCAAGAATTGGGGTTATCAGGGACGTCGACCTCAATACCGGAGCCGGTACCACGGTGGTGGTATGTGGTTGACCAATGGTGTTCATGTGGTAGACCGTCTTACATGGGTGATGGCGTCTCAAGCCGCGTCGGTATCGGCGTCTATCGGTGCACGTGCACATTACCAAGCGGGTGATGATTCCGCCACGGCTTTCATACGATACAAAAACGGACTTGCCGGAGTTGCCGTAGCGGTTGGATTTGCTGATGGTGCCCCCGACTTTAGCTGTCAGGTGATCTGCGCCAACGGTACATTGCGGTTCAGCCAGCACGGTGAAAAATATGTCAGGGTTGGAAAAGGAGATAAGTGGGAAGATGTGCCATTCGATGATCCACCGGTTGAAATGCACAACGAGTGGAAGTCGTTTGCTGAAGCGATTGAGAAAAATATTGAGCCACCGACACATGGGGAATGGGGACGGCATATTATGGAAATCCTGTTTGCTGCCGAGCAGTCGGCGATCACCGGTCGAGAGGTCGTGTTAGATAGTGGCCTTGGTTGGACGAACCAGACATCTGGCTCTCCTATCACGATTGATCACGGCTGGGTCTAA
- the topA gene encoding type I DNA topoisomerase — protein MPKSLVVVESPAKAKTINKILGRDYIVRSSVGHIRDLPAKKLAVDVQNEFTPEYITIRGKAKVIKEIQAAAKKTEAIYLAADPDREGEAICWHIAETLKSVKKPIYRVTYNEITKGAIRAAMENPGEIDQRLVDSQQARRVLDRLVGYQISPILWRNVKPGLSAGRVQSVAVRLICEREAEIEAFVPQEYWTITANLAGKIPPPLNAKLLQIGSEKGTISTYGFPIDEARAEAIVEDARTKPFIVKGIKRQERKRRPVPPFITSTLQQEAARKLRFTAKRTMAVAQQLYEGLNVGAEGAVGLITYMRTDSTRVAEEALEEARGYIEKTYGADYLPKSAVRYRSKGGAQDAHEAIRPTSVERTPQSLKAYLSPEQHRLYDLIWKRFVASQMNPAILDVTTIDISAEKYLFRATGSILKFDGFMRLYLEGRDDSNMGSNRDDETDAILPVLEVGERLDLRKLTPKQHYTQPPPRYTEATLVKALEEKGIGRPSTYAAIISTIQDREYVLKEERRFQPTDMGKLVNQLLIKGFPDVLDTQFTAKLEDQLDEIAEGQSDWVGVLSAFYEPFNHALEAAPDVMYEARKEMEEESDEVCEKCDSKMIIKWGRYGRFLGCSNFPECRNLKRLSEDDAPTSSEEEPTDESCDKCGSPMVIKTSRAGGKFLACTGYPKCRNAKPINIGVDCPEAGCDGYIGERRSKRGNVFYGCSNYPKCNFVSWDRPVNKECPECEAPFLVERTAKAKKPYLACNDKECGHTEPLNN, from the coding sequence ATGCCTAAATCATTGGTTGTTGTTGAGTCTCCTGCGAAAGCGAAGACAATCAACAAAATCCTCGGTCGAGATTATATTGTGCGTTCTTCAGTGGGGCACATTCGTGATTTACCTGCAAAAAAATTGGCTGTGGATGTTCAAAATGAATTTACCCCGGAATATATCACTATCCGGGGCAAAGCAAAAGTAATCAAAGAGATTCAAGCAGCAGCAAAGAAAACAGAGGCAATCTACCTCGCTGCGGACCCGGATCGGGAAGGCGAGGCTATCTGCTGGCATATCGCTGAAACGCTGAAAAGCGTGAAAAAACCGATCTACCGGGTGACCTACAACGAGATTACGAAAGGTGCGATTCGCGCGGCCATGGAGAATCCCGGTGAAATTGATCAGCGGCTGGTGGACTCCCAACAGGCTCGGCGTGTTTTGGATCGGTTGGTTGGCTATCAAATCAGCCCAATCTTATGGCGCAATGTGAAACCGGGGTTAAGTGCCGGAAGGGTGCAATCTGTCGCTGTGCGGCTTATATGTGAGCGGGAAGCGGAGATTGAAGCCTTTGTCCCCCAAGAGTATTGGACGATTACGGCGAATCTAGCAGGGAAAATCCCACCGCCGCTTAATGCGAAGTTGCTTCAGATTGGATCGGAGAAGGGGACTATCAGCACCTACGGTTTCCCTATTGATGAAGCGCGTGCAGAAGCAATCGTCGAAGATGCGCGAACAAAGCCATTTATTGTCAAAGGCATAAAGAGACAGGAACGGAAACGGAGACCTGTTCCTCCATTCATCACAAGTACGTTACAACAGGAAGCAGCACGTAAACTCCGGTTCACCGCCAAACGCACGATGGCGGTTGCTCAACAACTCTATGAAGGGTTGAATGTGGGAGCAGAGGGGGCCGTCGGTTTGATTACTTACATGCGGACTGATTCAACTCGCGTTGCGGAGGAGGCCCTCGAAGAAGCGCGAGGATACATCGAAAAGACTTACGGGGCAGATTACCTACCTAAGAGCGCCGTACGTTACAGAAGCAAAGGCGGAGCGCAGGACGCGCATGAAGCCATTCGTCCAACCTCAGTTGAACGGACCCCACAGTCGCTGAAAGCCTATCTTTCCCCTGAACAGCATCGACTGTATGATCTGATTTGGAAACGGTTCGTTGCTAGTCAGATGAACCCTGCTATTTTGGATGTGACGACGATCGATATTTCCGCGGAGAAATATCTGTTCCGTGCAACCGGGTCAATACTCAAGTTTGATGGATTCATGCGGCTCTACCTAGAAGGACGCGACGATAGTAACATGGGATCCAATAGAGATGATGAGACCGATGCAATCCTACCTGTGCTGGAAGTTGGTGAGCGGCTTGACCTGCGTAAACTCACACCTAAGCAGCACTATACGCAGCCGCCACCCCGATATACTGAAGCGACCCTTGTTAAAGCATTGGAGGAAAAGGGAATCGGCCGTCCGAGCACGTATGCGGCAATTATCTCGACAATTCAAGATCGGGAGTACGTGCTCAAAGAGGAGCGGCGTTTTCAACCGACGGATATGGGGAAACTAGTTAACCAATTGTTAATTAAAGGCTTCCCTGATGTTCTTGACACGCAGTTCACAGCAAAGCTGGAAGATCAGCTTGATGAGATAGCCGAAGGACAATCTGACTGGGTAGGTGTTCTGAGCGCATTTTATGAACCGTTTAATCATGCCTTAGAGGCAGCACCAGACGTGATGTATGAAGCGCGCAAAGAGATGGAAGAAGAGTCTGATGAAGTGTGCGAAAAGTGCGACAGCAAGATGATAATTAAGTGGGGGAGATATGGTCGTTTCCTCGGTTGTTCAAATTTTCCGGAGTGCCGGAACCTCAAACGCTTATCAGAAGACGATGCACCCACCTCCTCCGAGGAGGAACCTACCGATGAAAGCTGCGATAAATGTGGTAGTCCAATGGTAATAAAAACGAGTCGAGCCGGTGGCAAGTTCCTCGCGTGTACGGGGTATCCCAAGTGCAGAAACGCAAAGCCAATCAACATCGGCGTCGATTGTCCGGAGGCTGGCTGCGACGGTTATATCGGTGAGCGGCGCAGTAAACGTGGCAACGTTTTTTATGGTTGTAGCAACTATCCCAAGTGTAACTTTGTTTCGTGGGATAGACCGGTGAACAAGGAATGTCCGGAGTGCGAAGCACCATTTCTCGTCGAAAGGACAGCGAAAGCGAAGAAGCCTTACCTCGCCTGTAACGATAAAGAATGTGGTCATACGGAACCTTTGAACAACTAA
- a CDS encoding BNR-4 repeat-containing protein has product MSNSILRETWAQSNVGENLVLLSQNGCGRATAYGDCNKIITVQDKTHVSWLDSIAEGFRVRVRTFDRKTKEWSSTYTVGEAYDNHGGPALTVDSLGYLHIVYYPHHHPFRYRRSVRPNDASEWGNEIEFGERCTYPTMVCGLDDTLYLTGRENRGSEPWYVNLYIKPPEAPWQEPIAIFQDDKGGYVRYQGALAWGQNHRTLHMTLLIFDERRSYTVGYLRSSDSGNTWERADGTPVPLPATRETVTLIDTEHRDLRFGSIAVDRESAPYILYSTCPSFAIPSRAWVAWLDGTGKWCRRSLTDELPKEWQSWSLAMDGAIHIAPDGRIFIVLALMKPETVSEGNWAHKSAEIVELQAPDICGKFSVELLSKPDMTIPHWLPTLERPTGHNQVDVPGVMYTVGVAGEGCDDILSNAVYWTEMQPR; this is encoded by the coding sequence ATGTCCAATTCGATTCTGCGGGAAACATGGGCACAAAGCAATGTGGGTGAAAATCTCGTTCTGCTGTCACAAAACGGTTGTGGTCGTGCCACGGCATACGGCGATTGCAACAAAATAATCACGGTTCAGGACAAAACGCATGTGTCATGGCTCGATTCAATTGCCGAAGGATTTCGTGTGCGTGTGCGGACGTTCGATCGCAAAACGAAGGAATGGTCTTCCACATATACTGTCGGTGAGGCATACGATAATCATGGCGGACCTGCATTGACGGTAGACAGTTTAGGATACCTTCACATCGTTTATTACCCACATCACCATCCCTTCCGCTATCGTCGATCGGTGCGTCCAAATGATGCGTCTGAGTGGGGCAACGAAATTGAGTTCGGCGAGAGATGCACTTATCCCACGATGGTCTGTGGTTTGGATGATACCCTTTATTTAACAGGCAGAGAAAATCGAGGATCCGAACCGTGGTATGTAAACCTTTACATCAAACCCCCGGAGGCGCCTTGGCAGGAGCCCATCGCCATTTTCCAAGATGATAAGGGTGGGTATGTTCGTTATCAGGGAGCGTTGGCGTGGGGTCAAAACCATCGGACGTTGCATATGACTCTCTTGATTTTTGATGAAAGGCGGTCATACACTGTCGGATATCTTCGTAGTTCTGACAGTGGGAACACGTGGGAGCGAGCCGATGGCACACCGGTTCCACTGCCCGCTACCCGCGAAACTGTTACACTCATTGACACCGAACATCGAGATTTGCGGTTTGGTTCTATCGCTGTGGATAGAGAGAGTGCGCCGTATATCCTCTACAGCACCTGCCCTTCCTTTGCTATACCGTCCCGAGCGTGGGTCGCGTGGCTAGATGGAACAGGTAAGTGGTGCCGCCGTTCACTCACCGACGAACTTCCGAAGGAGTGGCAGTCTTGGAGTCTTGCCATGGATGGTGCCATCCACATCGCTCCTGACGGCCGAATTTTTATCGTATTGGCGTTGATGAAGCCGGAAACCGTGAGCGAGGGAAACTGGGCACATAAAAGTGCCGAGATTGTTGAATTACAAGCCCCGGATATCTGTGGTAAATTTAGCGTCGAGCTACTCTCCAAACCCGATATGACAATTCCCCACTGGCTTCCAACCCTAGAACGTCCCACAGGGCACAACCAAGTTGACGTGCCCGGCGTGATGTATACGGTGGGTGTCGCAGGTGAAGGATGCGATGATATTCTTTCCAACGCTGTTTATTGGACGGAAATGCAACCACGGTGA
- a CDS encoding ROK family protein, with product MSSHVIGIDIGGTKLATVVADKNGNILRKVRQPTESEKGPRHAVQLLLEMVDEVIDLAELRRGDISGIGVSCGGPLDTKTGIIYSPPNLPGWDALPLREMIESKFHIPTIIENDANASALAEARFGGGRGYDYVLYMTMSTGIGGGIVANGEIYHGANDSAGEVGHQILLPEGPLCGCGKYGCLEALCSGPSIARRAQEAIADQPHTKILALASGEMNSVKSEHVLQAARDGDALAMALVEETAYYMGWGIANLVNILNPQIVLLGTIAVAAGDLLLDPIRRTVTEMAMQRPLEAVKIMPAELGDSIGDLAAISLVIGD from the coding sequence ATGAGTTCACACGTCATCGGTATCGACATCGGTGGAACAAAACTTGCCACTGTTGTCGCTGATAAAAACGGAAATATCCTTCGGAAGGTGCGGCAGCCGACCGAGTCAGAGAAGGGACCGCGTCATGCGGTGCAGCTGCTCTTGGAGATGGTCGATGAGGTGATCGACTTGGCGGAATTGCGGCGCGGGGACATCTCAGGGATTGGTGTGAGCTGCGGCGGTCCCCTCGACACGAAAACCGGCATTATCTATTCTCCACCCAATCTTCCGGGGTGGGATGCGCTGCCGTTGAGGGAGATGATCGAGTCAAAGTTTCATATTCCGACGATTATTGAGAATGATGCGAATGCGAGCGCACTCGCCGAGGCGAGATTTGGGGGCGGACGTGGCTACGATTATGTTCTTTACATGACGATGAGTACAGGCATCGGCGGTGGCATTGTTGCCAATGGAGAGATCTACCACGGTGCAAATGACAGCGCAGGGGAGGTTGGCCATCAGATCTTGCTTCCTGAGGGCCCCCTCTGTGGTTGTGGCAAATATGGGTGTCTGGAAGCCTTATGCTCAGGACCTTCGATTGCACGTCGTGCACAGGAGGCGATTGCGGATCAACCGCACACCAAAATCTTGGCACTTGCAAGCGGGGAGATGAATAGCGTGAAATCGGAGCATGTGCTCCAAGCTGCACGGGACGGCGATGCCCTAGCAATGGCTTTAGTGGAAGAAACCGCGTACTACATGGGTTGGGGAATTGCGAATCTTGTTAATATCTTGAACCCCCAGATCGTGCTGCTCGGAACGATTGCAGTTGCTGCCGGGGACTTGCTGCTAGACCCAATCCGACGCACCGTAACGGAAATGGCGATGCAACGTCCTTTAGAAGCTGTTAAAATTATGCCGGCGGAACTGGGTGATTCCATCGGTGACCTTGCTGCAATTTCGTTGGTGATTGGGGATTAG
- a CDS encoding GMC family oxidoreductase, whose product MIIQGRTVRQDLRETVDVCVIGSGAGGAVAAKELAQAGLSVAVLEAGENHDPTTFSRYTPEMLLRLFWDGGMRTTHDGSVLISQGRHVGGSTVHNLCYTVRTPDPILERWEAEFGTQDLSPSDLSPSLDRVEATLGVNQIREAQVNRLNQIIRRGCHAMGWRGLVQRHNRAACPDCSADCVLGCPVSQPGIGKQSMAVSYIPQALEAGARLYTDCLTEGIVAENGRVVGATARFRSGDMLLPEQAKPKPSSSENSAGKRGRETYRLTVRSSAVVLAAGAINSPQLWLSSRLPDPGKQVGRNLHLHPAIFIGGIFDEEVDAYQGIPQSFYVDHFLDLARNPDSGYILMPAFGPMPLVAASMPSFGRAHRDLMRSYRNAAGVLVLLHDQSPGRVKVNRRGNPVIRYRLNRTDKASLVEGLIHGAQLLFAAGAKQVTLPYTRGGVLKSESDLEVIRQRGVVENEILIASSHPQGTLRMGSDSRRTVVDSYGSAHTVDGLFVADASLFPTSIGVPPMLTIAAMADRIARRMAANWPP is encoded by the coding sequence ATGATCATCCAAGGGCGTACCGTGAGGCAGGATCTCCGCGAAACGGTTGATGTCTGTGTCATCGGATCGGGAGCGGGTGGTGCTGTGGCTGCCAAAGAACTTGCTCAAGCCGGACTCTCGGTAGCTGTGCTGGAGGCAGGTGAGAATCATGATCCAACGACCTTTAGCCGGTATACGCCAGAGATGTTACTTCGTCTGTTTTGGGATGGGGGTATGAGAACTACCCACGATGGTTCGGTGTTAATCTCTCAAGGACGGCACGTAGGTGGCTCTACCGTCCATAATCTCTGCTATACAGTGCGTACCCCCGATCCGATTTTGGAAAGATGGGAAGCGGAGTTCGGGACTCAAGATCTATCACCGAGTGATCTCAGTCCCTCCCTCGACCGAGTGGAAGCAACGTTAGGGGTGAACCAAATTCGGGAGGCACAGGTCAACAGGCTTAACCAGATCATTCGGCGTGGTTGCCACGCCATGGGTTGGCGTGGGCTTGTCCAGCGACATAATCGTGCTGCATGTCCAGATTGTTCGGCTGACTGTGTGCTCGGGTGTCCGGTTTCTCAGCCAGGAATTGGGAAGCAGAGTATGGCAGTCAGCTACATTCCCCAGGCCCTAGAAGCGGGAGCTCGTCTTTACACCGACTGTCTAACCGAAGGTATTGTTGCGGAAAACGGACGCGTGGTAGGAGCTACCGCTCGGTTCCGGTCTGGCGATATGCTGTTACCTGAACAGGCTAAACCGAAACCGAGTAGTTCCGAGAATTCAGCAGGCAAACGCGGGCGCGAAACCTACCGGCTCACCGTTCGTAGCAGCGCGGTAGTTCTAGCAGCAGGTGCCATCAACTCGCCTCAACTCTGGTTGAGCAGTCGCCTTCCAGATCCGGGGAAGCAGGTGGGACGTAATTTGCATCTGCATCCCGCTATTTTTATAGGCGGTATTTTTGATGAGGAAGTTGATGCCTATCAGGGCATTCCGCAAAGTTTTTACGTTGATCATTTTCTGGATCTAGCGCGTAATCCCGATAGCGGTTACATCCTGATGCCGGCATTCGGACCGATGCCGCTAGTCGCAGCGAGTATGCCCTCCTTTGGTAGAGCGCACCGAGATTTGATGCGTTCATACCGCAATGCCGCTGGGGTACTTGTGCTGCTGCACGACCAATCGCCCGGGCGTGTAAAGGTGAATCGACGGGGGAACCCCGTGATACGCTATCGTCTCAACCGGACCGACAAGGCTTCATTAGTCGAAGGGTTGATACACGGTGCCCAGCTTCTTTTCGCTGCCGGTGCAAAACAGGTTACGCTTCCCTATACGCGGGGAGGTGTTCTCAAGAGCGAGAGTGACCTTGAGGTAATTCGGCAGCGTGGAGTTGTTGAGAACGAAATTCTGATCGCTTCTAGCCATCCCCAAGGAACGCTACGGATGGGAAGCGATTCACGCAGAACTGTTGTAGATTCGTATGGATCGGCACACACTGTCGACGGATTGTTCGTGGCTGATGCGAGTTTGTTTCCGACCTCAATCGGCGTTCCACCAATGTTGACAATCGCTGCCATGGCGGACCGAATTGCCCGACGAATGGCTGCAAACTGGCCACCTTGA
- a CDS encoding SIS domain-containing protein, translated as MERIQGYISHLQGVLERLSLADVRQSIDLVMETYQADRQIFVIGNGGSASTASHIANDLNKGASVPGVRRFRVISLTDNVATMTAWSNDISYDDVFVEQLRNLVNPGDLLIAISASGNSENIIRAIRHAKAIGCKTIGWTGFGGGKLREMADVSVVADSYDYGPVEDVHLILNHILHSWIRKELTD; from the coding sequence ATGGAACGCATTCAAGGATATATTTCGCATTTACAGGGCGTCTTGGAACGTCTCTCCTTAGCTGATGTTCGTCAGTCGATTGATCTTGTGATGGAGACATATCAGGCAGATCGACAAATTTTTGTCATCGGGAACGGCGGTAGTGCGTCTACTGCCTCACACATTGCGAATGACTTGAACAAAGGGGCGAGCGTGCCCGGAGTGCGTCGCTTTCGGGTGATTAGCTTAACCGATAATGTGGCGACGATGACGGCTTGGTCAAACGATATATCTTACGATGATGTGTTTGTCGAGCAACTTAGAAACTTGGTCAACCCCGGCGATTTGCTGATTGCAATCAGCGCGAGCGGTAACTCTGAAAACATCATTCGGGCGATTCGTCATGCCAAGGCTATTGGGTGCAAAACTATTGGTTGGACAGGGTTCGGTGGTGGAAAGCTACGGGAGATGGCAGATGTCAGTGTTGTGGCAGACAGCTATGACTACGGTCCGGTTGAAGATGTACATCTCATTCTCAACCACATCCTCCACTCTTGGATTCGGAAAGAACTTACGGATTAA
- a CDS encoding mandelate racemase/muconate lactonizing enzyme family protein, producing the protein MKIRNIQAFPLAYPEPHYKGIERYITLARVETEDGVVGWGECISQFREAALATKVIIEQGLAPLLVGEDAIDVDRLWHIMQSRIWWYGPEGIAAFGVSALDMALWDVKGKALGLPVCRLLGGQLHDKVVAMASFIFDMEDFDWTLNEFRFLREEGYQVVKAGWGMRPEALFGQDRQRDLEIVRRVREVIGDDLELIVDTPGHHRLWDVPTAIQRFRELEPYRLRWIEQPLPSHDLEGHARLRAAVSTPIGTGEDEWNVESYRRLIQSGGIDVVQIDPGRCHGITGSFHVIKLVEAESLEFSFHTWSSALNTAASLHLLAGSTHGVAMDFKPHESPMQHELVSDPWVQEDGYLAVRETPGLGVQVREDTVQKYLFS; encoded by the coding sequence ATGAAAATTCGGAATATTCAAGCCTTTCCGCTCGCCTACCCTGAACCACATTACAAAGGTATCGAGCGGTATATTACCCTCGCCCGTGTGGAGACGGAAGATGGGGTGGTCGGCTGGGGAGAATGTATTTCACAGTTTCGGGAAGCGGCACTAGCAACGAAGGTCATTATTGAACAGGGGCTTGCGCCGTTGCTCGTAGGTGAGGATGCGATAGATGTTGACCGGCTCTGGCATATAATGCAGTCCCGTATCTGGTGGTATGGACCGGAAGGGATTGCTGCCTTTGGCGTGAGTGCCTTGGACATGGCGCTCTGGGATGTGAAAGGGAAAGCGCTAGGCCTGCCTGTTTGCCGGCTGTTAGGGGGACAGTTGCACGACAAGGTCGTTGCTATGGCGTCCTTTATCTTTGACATGGAGGATTTCGACTGGACGCTCAATGAGTTTCGTTTCCTCCGAGAGGAAGGATATCAGGTTGTCAAAGCTGGTTGGGGTATGCGACCCGAAGCACTCTTCGGCCAAGACCGGCAGCGCGACCTCGAAATTGTGCGGCGGGTACGGGAAGTTATTGGCGATGACTTGGAACTCATTGTTGATACACCTGGGCATCACCGGCTCTGGGACGTTCCGACAGCGATTCAGCGTTTTCGGGAGTTGGAGCCGTATCGACTCCGATGGATCGAGCAGCCACTCCCGTCTCATGATCTTGAAGGACACGCCCGACTGCGGGCGGCGGTTTCCACTCCGATCGGCACGGGTGAGGACGAATGGAACGTCGAGAGTTACCGGCGCCTGATTCAGTCAGGAGGCATTGATGTGGTGCAGATAGATCCTGGTCGTTGTCACGGTATCACGGGCTCGTTCCATGTCATCAAACTTGTTGAGGCGGAAAGCCTGGAGTTCAGTTTTCACACGTGGAGCAGCGCCCTCAACACCGCTGCTAGTCTACACCTGCTGGCCGGCTCGACGCACGGTGTAGCAATGGACTTCAAGCCGCATGAGTCGCCGATGCAGCACGAGTTGGTCAGCGATCCGTGGGTTCAAGAGGATGGTTATCTCGCCGTGCGGGAAACCCCCGGCTTGGGGGTTCAGGTGCGCGAAGATACGGTGCAGAAGTATTTATTTAGTTGA